The nucleotide window CTCCCTTGTGCTTCCCTGATGCCTAGCTCGCAGGCAGAGAGACCCTGGCCTGGCCAACACCTGTCCACATGCCCTCCAAGTAGACCCCTGCCTGCCCCATGGGCAGAAACTGCTCTCTGTCCATGGCACTCAGGGAGGCTGCCAGCTGAGCGAGCAGGAGACACAGCTGTCACCTCCCTCTGCGGGAACTCCTCATGCAGCTCCCATGTGCTCCAGGCAAGCCTCTGCTCCCCAAATTCAGACCAGCTCCGGAGCGAGGCGTGCCAGCGTGagcgcacacacgcatgcacaccaCACCATTGTGATGCTGCACAGAGTGACCGGATGTGAACCTGCCCCTCAAACAAACCCAACCACATGCCCACAGCGAAAAGGTGGATCCAGATAAAACCAACTGATCCTTCCAGCTACTTCTCTGGGAATCCACAACACATGAAACCATGTGGACGGTGCTGGGTAGACACTTTGGGGCTGGCCACCTCAATGCTGGCCCCAGACCCCAACCTGGGAGCCTCCCCCATGGGACCAGTCAGCGGCCACTCATTCGTTCTGCACTTACACTGAGAAGCAGCACCAGTAATAGTTAAAAGCACTCAGGAGCTCCTACTTCCTGCCACGTTGTGGCCGCCCCCCCTGAGGAAAGACTCACCACTGAGGACCTCATTGTTGTTCCCCCAGAAGTCAGCTAACTTGGATGGTCTGTGGTAAAATTCATCCCTGTTGGCCGCCAGGATGAGCctgaaagagaaagcatgacTACAGGTCTcaggggaaaacagaaaaggcaatttttttctcctgttaacagAAAatttgcggggtgcctgggtggctcagccattaagcgccttcagctcaggtcatgatcccagggtcctgggatcgagcccggcatcgggctccctgctcagcgggaagcctgcttctccctctcccactccccctgcttgtgttccctctctcgctgtgtctctctctgtcaaataaataaaatcttaaaaaaaatttttttttttgccttcacaGCAACACAGGCAAGTCCTAAAGAGGAACCCTCAGGAAACAATGGCTCCAGAGGAGTGGGTTTCCTAGGGAGCCTTGCCAAAACTGTACCCCAGAACCCTGCCGAAGAAAGAGGTGATGCTGGGCAAAGACGCAGATCCCATCCCACCCTGCATACCCCCACTCACCCAGAAAGGGCAGCAGGACCTGCACAGATGAGGGCCCTGAGCAGCTGGCACCAAGCATGTCCCAGGTGTCCCGGTGGCAGAGAAGTACCCGTTCGGTCCATCTGTCCCTTTCCCTGAGGCCATCCCCAATGAGCCTGAGCCCGGGACTTCCTGGAAATGGGAGCACGCCCACCGGAAGGGCCCTGGGGACACTTGGAGGAGCAGCAGAGCACAGGATCTCTGGAGGCTGCTGTCCTGCATTTTGGGGTGTTTGGGGGAAGTGGGTAAGCACTTGTGTGTTTCTCTAGTTTTTTGCATTATGCATCCAACGTTTTTTGCATTATGCATCCAGCAAGTTTTTTCTTGGCAAGTAGAGAAGATGTGAACGTTTTCAAAAGAGCTCCAGTTTTaacataagaaaacaaagtttctggttggctttgccattttaaataagAACACAGACAGTGATTAAGTGGGACTGCCACTTCCATGAGACCTCTGGGTCTAAGAAGTGACCGTCACAGGACCCTCTGAGCACCACGGGCAGGTGCACAGAGGATATGGGGCCAGGAGCTACGGCTTGGCCGCCTGTGGTCACACTGGGTCTGAAACTAAGTCAGTCTAGTCAGCGGTCAGACCCTAAggaatcttcaaaaataatttctgtattgACTCTTACATGTTTATgaacatttaggggcacctgggtggctcagtcggttaagagtctgccttcagctcaggtcatgatttccaggtcctggaatcgagccgtgtcaggctccctgctcagcggcgagtcagcttgtccctctctgtctgcccctcccccctgctcacgcatgcactctctctctctcaaataaacaaaaccttaaaaaaagatgttaatgaACATTTGCTTGTGGTAAAATAGGAGTTGACAAGGTTGTTCATAAAATGGAAAGTGAAACTGGCACCTGCACCACTGCCCAGGCCCACAGAAGTGCTTTCATCCTGTGCCCACAGtgtgtgaccccccccccaactctgtaCCTCCCCACGCAGCCCCAGCCACAGGCACCAACACGGCCAAGGGCCGTGCGTGGCCATCAAACCCTCCAGATCTGCCCTGGGAGTCTCACCACCTTTGGGACACCTGTCTAGCCTGCGGCTGCTCTCTATCCCTGGACACCGCACCCCAGGCTGCTCCAGGTCTCGGGTACAGGAACCCAGGGAGGAGTCAGCGACCCTGATACTAACCCCAGCCATTCACAGAACAATCTTCTGCAGCTCCACCTTCCGGACCCCAGCCCCGGGTTGAGGTAGACAGCCTCAGGGAGAAGCCAGCAGGGCCCTGACCCCTATCTTCAGCCACATCTGCTTTGGCCCTTCCTTCTGCGACTCAATTCTGGATCCAACCCGGCTGGCAAGGCTCCCATAGGCTGCTTGTGTGGGCTGGGCACCCCACCAACCCCTGTGGGCAGAGGTCATTCCATATGGTCAGGAAACTGTCCTCCTTCAGATACCCAACACCGCTCCTCTGCTCACTCATCCTGCCACCTGCAGTGAGAGGgggccagggaggccagggagatgCTTCCCAAATGGAGGCTGGTGCTATTGGTTTCCGGTTCTGATTCTTATGTAAGtctccagaaaaggaaaaatgagggagggaaaacaaacaaacaaacaaaaagctgacAAAGCAGAACCTTCTGTCCTAAGATTTTCAACTccctactattttttaaaaaaggagcagTGACATGCGTTTGTTAATAACTAGGAATATTAACTGCTGGGTTATTTCTGCCACAAGAGTCGCTATTTAGCTGAACTGCTAGTGGTTTGCTGGGGATTCCATTTAATACCTAATTGGGAAACGTGGGCATGCTGAGTACCCACATCAAGGCTCCAAGCAAGAGAAagtattccctctctcaccacTTCTGGCTACTGCAATACCAATAAAAGGCCATCTGTGCCACAGCGCCCAGGGGCAGGGGCCACGCCCACCTCAGGGGCTCTGAGGACAGCAAGTCATGCACggctttgttttgttctaataACTGAAACCACTAATTACTCATCATTGATGGCCACTCCTCAGCCTACTACTGGGGGTAAGTCGGTGCATGATCTGGGGGTGGGTCTGCTCACCACCTGGTGGGAGGGGTCTGCGCACCATCTGGgggagtgagtgagtgtgtaCCATCTGGGAGGGTGAGTCTGAGCACCATCTGGGGGTGAGTCAGTGCACCATCTGGGGGAGTGACGTGTGTCGTCTAGAAGGTGAGTCAGCGCACCATCTGGGGTGGGCTTGTGCACCATCTGGGGGGGTGAATCTGTGTactatggggtggggggggtctgcACCATCTGAGGAAGCAAGTCTGTGCACCATCTGGGGAGAGTTTAGCACCAGGTAGCGGTTTAGCAGCACAGGCTCATGGCCCAGTGATGTCACCAGCAGTGATGAATCCCATGGAAGCCACCAGAAGGATGGGACAGCTCACCCAGCAGCCCCTCCAGACTGGAGCCAACAAGGGGAATCAGCTCATGAGTTTAAACACATTTTGATAAAAACGGTGGTTATGTGACAGCCATAAGAATGTTACCTGATGGGAAGCGTACTGGTTTTCTAGGGGACTTCACAAATTGCCACACAGTGTGCGTATACAGCAGCTTAGAGCGACGCCTACTTCTCATCTCAGCCTGTGGTCAGGAGCACGGGCCCACATGTGCACCCAAGGTGCAGACCATCAGGGTGTCGCTGAGGCTCAGCTTCTTCCTCATGTTCCCGAGGTCGCTGCAGAATTCCCAACCTACGGAACTCTCTCAACTCCTGGGGGCCACCCCCAGTTCCTGGCCATGGGTCCCTCCAAGCACAGCAGCTTACCTCTTCAGGGGGAGCCTGGCTCCACTTGGGGGTCTCCTGATTACGCCAGACCCACCCAGGACTGCTCTCACTTGACTAACTCCAAGTCAACCGATTAGGGTTTTCTGTCACATTGGCAAAATCCCCTCACATTTAGCCCCACAGTCCCACACACAACCAGAGGAATGAATGACACGGGTGTGTACAGCAGAGGCAGGAATCTTGGGAACCACCAGCCTACCATAGGGGTTACGGGAGCtcacattttactttatatatccTGTAGGGTATGACCTTTTTCAAAGAGCATGTACCCCTTTACAATCAGGGAAATAACTGGAATCCCAGGGAAACACCGCTACCTCTACAGAGCAAGGTCATTGGGACCCCTGAGCAAAGCTGCAGCCAGCACGGAGAAGTTCTAAGTCAGCATCTCACAGGCTGCTAAAATAATTTATCTGCTACGCTCCTTGCTGCAGTGCTGCAGATATCGGTACTAACATCTGTACGAACAGAACCAACAGGCACCCAGACAGTACTCACACTGGGTAACCATCACCAAAAATTGGAGGTTCCAAGTGCCAGGTCACAATGGGCttgggaggcagaggctgggaccACCCAGGGGAATCGCACGTCTGGGCAGGGGCCGTGATGCACCATGCCAGAGCAACCCCAGGAGGGAGAGACACCCAAGGAGCCCACCTTACGAGGGCCAGCTCAGCACCAAGCAGACAGACGAGGGGGCCCAAGGGCATTTGGGGAGTCATGCCAGGGCAGTGCCTGGGGGGAGGCAGCAGTGGGATGTGACATGGAGACGGCTGCCACAGCTGGAGGGATGGGCATTCCCAACAGCGAGGGGCAGTGGGATGGTGACATAGGGGATAGGAGGTGTAGACCATGGGATCCATGACACCAGGGCCCAGCCCAGCGTCAGGCCTGGAGATGCTCTGCAGAAGTGGCCATGCTCACATTCACTCCCTGGGCAGATGCTAAGCTGGCTCCTTCCTTGCCTGTGCCCAGTGAGTGTCACTCAGCAACACACTGGGACTGCCACATCTGGGCGGAACAGACCACAAGATGCATACACCACGGTGGGTTATGCTTTCTCTAGTGGAGAAACAGATGATACGATGCTTGAATGAGGctccagagaaggagaaatgctTCAGGAGCCACTCCTTTCACCAGCAGGCCTACAAAATGGCAGGCTCAGACAAAGCGCCACCATCGCTGGGCCGGTCCCAGGCAGGGCATGCAGGGCTCATTTGTCAGGAACGGACTCCTGGGAAGCCAGAAAACACATTCCCGTGAGATCGGCATCTGGCAATGCCAGAGCCGAGCATGACACTGCCCACAGCATCAAAGGTGAGGATGTCTCGTTCTTTTCTGTAGGGCAGAGagatgtttaaattatttacatatacaaCTGACCCTTGAACACAGGGATTAGGAGTACCAACCCCCCTCCCCGCagagtcaaaaatccatgtatagctttttttttttttttaaagatcttatctatttatttgacagagagagagagagagagcacacaagcagggagcctgacaccaggctccatcccaggaccttgggatcgtgacctgagccgaaggcagacgcttaaccgactgaaccacccaggcaccccaaaaatccatgtataacttttgactccacCAAACTCAACTAGTACTGGCCTACTGTTCACCACAAACCGTATCAATAGCGCAGTCAattcacatgtattttatatattatgtgtattacataccgtatttttacaataaagtaagctagagaaaaataaaacattattaagaaaatcataaagaggggagcctggctggctcagtcagtggaacccatgactcttgatctcagggttgtaagttcaagccccagttgggtgtagagattactcaaaaaaaattaaaaatcttaaaaaaaaatcgtgagaaaatacatttatatatagtactgcactttaaaaaattggcatgtgtggacctgcacagttcaaatccatgttgttcaaaggtcaactttACATGGCAATGATGGCCACCATTCCAGCTATAAAAGTCCCCTTCACAACCATCTGAGCCTGGAGCAACAATGACTACAAGGATGAGCTTAACCTACAAACAAAACCAGGTGCTTCTCATTACCCCAAGTGCCAAGAGGCCACTGCACGTGTGATGACATTGAAGGTGTCTAAGAGAGCAAACGGAGCACAGGGTCTTCGATGGGTCCCAGCCATGTGGGCCAGCTTGGTGGGCAGCACAGTCCAAGTGGATGGTGGTCCTGGCACCTGGCTTGTCTGCTTTGGTGGGAGAGAACTTGGTCCGGACAGTGCACAACGATGACATACTGTGAAGACATACTCCACCACCCAACGGAGATGGGCTGACATGGCTTGGGAAGCCTATGGCACGGCCATCGAAAGACACCTGAGGGAATCAATTTGACAGTTCCTCAGCAAGTCAAACACAGAAtggccatatgatccagcaattctgcttcggGGTGTACCCCCAAGAGAATGGAAAGCGGGACTCAGACAGACACTTATATGCTAATCTCCATGGCAGCAtgactcacaatagccaagaagtggaaacagtccaagtgtccatcaagagatgaatgaataaaaatgtggtCCTGCATACAGTGTGATGTTACTCAGCCTTAAGAAGAAAGgagattctgacacatgctacaccATGATCTTGAGGACGCTATGCCAGTAAAACAAGCCAGTCACACAGAAATActacgattccatttatacgagGTCCCCAGAGTAGTCAAggtcatagaaacagaaagcagactggtggttgccaggggctggggagagggaaacaggaagCCAGTGTTTGGCGgagacagagtttcagttgggaCAATGaagagctctggagatggatggcAGGGACGGTTGCACAatgatgtgaatgtacttaatgccgcTGAACTGGACACTTACATGGTTAGAAGGGCACACACTCCTATTCCTGCCAGTTATTAGGTGCGGGGGAGACGAAGACACAGTAGCGGATGCCAACGCGGGGGGCAGAGGCTGGTGCATCCCAGGCCAGGACAGGGATGGCTAAAGCAGGAGGGAGCCCAAGTGATGGGCGCTGGGGCAGGTCCTGCTGGCGCCATCGGCTCCTGGCAGCACTGCACAGACAGGGCCTGCTCCCCATTCCACTCCAGGCACCGGGAACCCCTTCCAACCTCTGACAGGCCCAGGCTTGGCCTCTCCTCACTGGCCCTGCTGCAGTGTCCCTCCCGAGGCGGCCCCCTCCTTGCTCCTCCCAACCTTTTCTCACATCACACACGTACGGAAGCATGTATATCACGGGCCAGATAGCCCCACAGCTAGAGTAAGAGCAGCCACTGGAAGCCCCTCTTGCCCTCCCCTGCAATAGGGTAAACAACAAGAGGTGGCATATTTAGTTTTCGGCTTAGGGCTTTGGAATACACTGGAGAGAAATGCTAAGGCTGTCTCAAATCACAATCCACAAGGAGTCTTTATGAGGAGAGGTCTTGGCAGTGACGCACAGGTCCtgagtgaaagcaagagagacctccttcctcctttttcccaTGTTTCTTTTCCTCGGGAAACAGCATATCCAAGGAGGTCGCGGCTGAATCTGGTAGTGAATATAGCCAGCAACAGACTCAAACTGTCAGCCTGCATGTCCCCGTGTGAGAAATCCTTCACTCACCAGGTGAAAACAGAGCCATTTTGTTGGTGCAGGAGAGTTCAC belongs to Ailuropoda melanoleuca isolate Jingjing chromosome 14, ASM200744v2, whole genome shotgun sequence and includes:
- the TANGO2 gene encoding transport and Golgi organization protein 2 homolog isoform X6; translation: MSAHLRWVVEYVFTVCHRCALSGPSSLPPKQTSQVPGPPSTWTVLPTKLAHMAGTHRRPCAPFALLDTFNVITRAVASWHLGTAASRDPVLCCSSKCPQGPSGGRAPISRKSRAQAHWGWPQGKGQMDRTGTSLPPGHLGHAWCQLLRALICAGPAALSGLILAANRDEFYHRPSKLADFWGNNNEVLSAQRREMSFVTMETGGSPSQSSWHQNQHGHPRGHGRARDLHRA
- the TANGO2 gene encoding transport and Golgi organization protein 2 homolog isoform X3; this encodes MSAHLRWVVEYVFTVCHRCALSGPSSLPPKQTSQVPGPPSTWTVLPTKLAHMAGTHRRPCAPFALLDTFNVITRAVASWHLGTAASRDPVLCCSSKCPQGPSGGRAPISRKSRAQAHWGWPQGKGQMDRTGTSLPPGHLGHAWCQLLRALICAGPAALSGLILAANRDEFYHRPSKLADFWGNNNEVLSGLDMEEGKEGGTWLGISTRGKLAALTNYLQPRQDRDARGRGELVTHFLTTDMDSLSYLKKVSAEGHLYNGFNLIAADLRTNTVILVDTDGHVTFTERSMLDKDPSCWETSTHEFKLQS
- the TANGO2 gene encoding transport and Golgi organization protein 2 homolog isoform X4, producing MSAHLRWVVEYVFTVCHRCALSGPSSLPPKQTSQVPGPPSTWTVLPTKLAHMAGTHRRPCAPFALLDTFNVITRAVASWHLGTAASRDPVLCCSSKCPQGPSGGRAPISRKSRAQAHWGWPQGKGQMDRTGTSLPPGHLGHAWCQLLRALICAGPAALSGLILAANRDEFYHRPSKLADFWGNNNEVLSGLDMEEGKEGGTWLGISTRGKLAALTNYLQPRQDRDARGRGELVTHFLTTDMDSLSYLKKVSAEGHLYNGFNLIAADLSTEKGDVICYYGNRGEPEPIVLAPEPTRSSSWTRTGT